Proteins encoded together in one Microbacterium oxydans window:
- the nrdI gene encoding class Ib ribonucleoside-diphosphate reductase assembly flavoprotein NrdI, with amino-acid sequence MSAVATAAPLLIYFSSVSGNTARFIEKLGLPSRRIPLHRNEEDLVIDEPFVLVTPTYGGGAGRGVEKGAVPKQVIRFLNDERNRRHIRGVISAGNTNFGDAFCLAGDIISRKCNVPHLYRLEIFGTQDDVDRVSDGLERRWQLQ; translated from the coding sequence ATGAGCGCCGTCGCGACCGCAGCGCCGCTCCTGATCTACTTCTCGAGCGTGTCGGGTAACACCGCGCGGTTCATCGAGAAACTCGGGCTTCCTTCCCGACGCATCCCCCTCCACCGGAACGAAGAAGACCTCGTCATCGACGAGCCCTTCGTGCTGGTCACCCCCACCTACGGCGGGGGTGCGGGACGGGGCGTCGAGAAGGGCGCCGTCCCCAAACAGGTGATCCGGTTTCTCAACGACGAGCGCAACCGGCGTCACATCCGCGGAGTGATCTCCGCGGGGAACACCAACTTCGGCGATGCCTTCTGCCTCGCCGGTGACATCATCAGCCGCAAGTGCAACGTGCCTCACTTGTATCGGCTCGAGATCTTCGGCACACAAGACGATGTGGATCGCGTGAGCGACGGATTGGAACGACGGTGGCAGCTTCAGTGA